From a region of the Balaenoptera ricei isolate mBalRic1 chromosome 11, mBalRic1.hap2, whole genome shotgun sequence genome:
- the CAMKV gene encoding caM kinase-like vesicle-associated protein encodes MPFGCVTLGDKKNYNQPSEVTDRYDLGQVIKTEEFCEIFRAKDKTTGKLHTCKKFQKRDGRKVRKAAKNEIGILKMVKHPNILQLVDVFVTRKEYFIFLELATGREVFDWILDQGYYSERDTSNVVRQVLEAVAYLHSLKIVHRNLKLENLVYYNRLKNSKIVISDFHLAKLENGLIKEPCGTPEYLAPEVVGRQRYGRPVDCWAIGVIMYILLSGNPPFYEEVEEDDYENHDKNLFRKILAGDYEFDSPYWDDISQAAKDLVTRLMEVEQDQRITAEEAISHEWISGNAASDKNIKDGVCAQIEKNFARAKWKKAVRVTTLMKRLRAPEQSSTAAAQSAPATDTATSGAAGGATAASGAAPALGGSATPATAGDVTKSDNVAPADRSATPATDGSATPATDGSITPATDGSITPATDGSVTPATDRSVTPATDGRATPAVEESTVPTTQSSATLATKAAATPEPALAQPDSTAPGGATGQAPPSSKGEEAAGSAQESRREETS; translated from the exons ATGCCGTTTGGGTGTGTGACTCTGGGTGACAAGAAGAACTATAACCAGCCATCGGAGGTGACTGACAGATATGATTTGGGACAGGTCATCAAGAC TGAGGAGTTCTGTGAGATCTTCCGGGCCAAGGACAAGACAACAGGCAAGCTGCACACCTGCAAGAAATTCCAGAAGCGGGATGGCCGCAAGGTGCGGAAGGCAGCCAAGAACGAGATAGGCATCCTCAAGAT GGTGAAGCATCCCAACATCCTGCAACTGGTGGATGTGTTTGTGACCCGCAAGGAGTACTTTATCTTCCTGGAGCT GGCCACGGGGAGGGAGGTGTTTGACtggatcctggaccagggctaCTACTCGGAGCGAGACACGAGCAACGTGGTGCGGCAGGTCCTGGAGGCGGTGGCCTACCTGCACTCACTCAAGATCGTGCACAGGAACCTCAAG CTGGAGAACCTGGTTTACTACAACCGGTTGAAGAACTCAAAGATCGTCATCAGCGACTTTCACCTGGCTAAGCTAGAGAATGGCCTCATCAAGGAGCCCTGTGGGACCCCCGAGTACCTGG CCCCAGAGGTGGTAGGCCGGCAGCGGTATGGACGCCCTGTGGACTGCTGGGCCATTGGAGTCATCATGTACATCCT GCTTTCAGGGAATCCACCTTTCTATGAGGAGGTGGAGGAAGATGACTATGAGAACCACGACAAGAATCTCTTCCGCAAGATCCTGGCTGGCGACTATGAGTTTGACTCTCCATACTGGGATGACATTTCGCAGGCGG CCAAAGACCTGGTCACAAGGCTGATGGAGGTGGAGCAAGACCAGCGGATCACCGCGGAAGAGGCCATTTCCCATGAGTG GATTTCTGGCAATGCTGCTTCTGATAAGAACATCAAGGATGGTGTCTGTGCCCAGATTGAAAAGAACTTTGCCAGGGCTAAGTGGAAG AAGGCTGTCCGAGTGACCACCCTCATGAAACGGCTCAGGGCACCAGAGCAGTCCAGCACGGCTGCAGCCCAGTCTGCCCCAGCCACAGACACTGCCACCTCTGGGGCTGCAGGCGGGGCCACAGCCGCAAGTGGAGCTGCCCCAGCCCTTGGGGGCAGTGCCACCCCAGCCACAGCGGGTGATGTTACGAAGAGCGATAATGTAGCCCCTGCAGACCGTAGTGCCACCCCAGCCACAGATGGCAGTGCCACTCCAGCCACTGATGGGAGCATCACCCCAGCCACTGATGGGAGCATCACCCCAGCCACTGATGGAAGTGTCACCCCAGCCACCGACAGAAGTGTTACTCCAGCCACTGATGGGAGAGCCACACCAGCCGTGGAAGAGAGCACCGTGcccactacccaaagcagtgcCACACTGGCCACCAAGGCTGCTGCCACCCCTGAGCCGGCTTTGGCCCAGCCGGACAGCACAGCCCCAGGGGGCGCAACAGGCCAGGCTCCACCCTCTAGTAAAGGGGAAGAGGCTGCTGGCTCTGCCCAGGAGTCTCGGAGGGAGGAGACCAGCTGA